The genomic DNA CTCTTCGCTATATCCCACTACCATTGCCACTGGTCCCCAAGCCGCTCAAGGGTTATCCGTTGTATATTCGGAACATCATTGTTCTTGAAGATTACATCAAGTTTTTCGAGATGCACTACGTCAGACAAGGGTCTAGAACAGCATGCACCGGTGGCTCTGAAGAAGGTTTGGTGGCTGCaacaaagaaaatgaaaaattcaGATATTGGTTCTGGGAACAGCAACTGGGAGGAGGACTGCACTATCAAATTTTCTGAGATCCCAGTAGACAGCCTGAAGTTCGCCCAAGTGCTGCTTAATCTGAAACAGATTAATGGCACAAAGCTAACCTTGAATAGACTCCATGCAGGCTACCCTGCTCTGAGCTTGCACGAAGCTGATGTTGTTTACGTCATGCACACACCTGATCCCGATGAGGACAAGGCATCCGTGATTGCAGTTGATATGAAGAACAAGATTCTCAAAGATGTGGCTGATTTTGGCTCTGGAAGGCCTCTGGGTTACAATTTCACCTACATTCGAAGTGGGATCTCCAAGCATCTGAACGTTTGGTCCTCCTCCAGGTAATTTTGTTCGTGTGCTCTGTTTTGGAGCAAAGTAGTACGTACAAATTAACTGAAACTAAAATGTACTGACAGCAGAAGGTGCTTTCATTCTGAAGCTGTAGTATTGTTATCTGGCAGAAGCATGGTATAATGTGTTCTATCGTTCATTTTGATTCTGGTTTTGGTTGCTAATAATTTTTTATTCTAAGCTGTGCTCCTAGTATTCTTTAGATCTGTCTGGTTTGTTGTTCTCCAATTAATTATTTGTCTCTCGATGGTTAGTTAATATACTGTACCTAGCTGCATAGATAAATAATACTATCCTTTACACTTCCATCCGCAAAACGA from Panicum virgatum strain AP13 chromosome 7N, P.virgatum_v5, whole genome shotgun sequence includes the following:
- the LOC120681036 gene encoding uncharacterized protein LOC120681036; its protein translation is MIHLPSLKLVPIPPDLMFSDGHVALLRCREQDMFYFAVLHRVIGVKYNDRQFDLHLYNSKTGRWNTESMHVDSQDFSYSYTSTVLAMGGEFGSVGWVDLWRGILICDLLRDKHTLRYIPLPLPLVPKPLKGYPLYIRNIIVLEDYIKFFEMHYVRQGSRTACTGGSEEGLVAATKKMKNSDIGSGNSNWEEDCTIKFSEIPVDSLKFAQVLLNLKQINGTKLTLNRLHAGYPALSLHEADVVYVMHTPDPDEDKASVIAVDMKNKILKDVADFGSGRPLGYNFTYIRSGISKHLNVWSSSR